From Chryseobacterium joostei, the proteins below share one genomic window:
- the glsA gene encoding glutaminase A — MKKNSFLFSAKGILIAGVLSLNTVMYAQKTADISTISEKTLSSILEKNRTYYAQGKVADYIPELGKMDAKAIAFSVVDKNGKVFNSGDVQKKFTMQSISKIIALMVAVNEKGEANVFDKMGYFGSDRPFNHFSNLETTGKPLNPMMNAGAILTTSLISGDGEKPFLKILDMVRYITKNSTIDYSKSVYESEKSTGHRNRGMFYLMKNNGLISGNEDQLDNYFKQCSIELTAEDLAKIGYFFANQCVRYDGNSTYKNAEIAKLIESQMLTAGMYEFSGEYSRTVGLPSKSGVGGGITVSVPGKMGIGVFSPALDQHGNSLAGYHMILDLVKQYNLSIF; from the coding sequence ATGAAAAAAAATAGCTTTTTATTTTCTGCAAAAGGAATCCTTATTGCAGGGGTTTTATCTCTAAACACAGTAATGTATGCACAGAAAACGGCAGATATTTCAACAATTTCAGAAAAAACCTTAAGCAGTATTCTGGAAAAAAACAGAACATATTATGCACAAGGTAAAGTTGCCGACTATATTCCTGAGTTGGGAAAGATGGATGCTAAAGCCATTGCTTTTTCCGTAGTAGATAAAAACGGTAAGGTCTTTAATTCTGGTGATGTTCAAAAGAAATTCACCATGCAGAGTATCTCCAAGATCATTGCATTAATGGTTGCCGTAAATGAAAAAGGTGAAGCCAATGTTTTCGACAAAATGGGCTATTTTGGATCTGACAGACCTTTTAATCACTTTTCAAACCTTGAAACAACGGGAAAGCCACTTAACCCGATGATGAACGCGGGAGCTATCCTTACGACTTCCCTGATATCCGGAGACGGAGAAAAACCTTTCCTTAAAATTCTGGATATGGTTCGATATATTACCAAGAACTCGACCATTGATTACAGTAAATCCGTTTATGAGTCCGAAAAATCAACAGGACATCGTAACCGCGGAATGTTCTATCTGATGAAAAATAATGGACTCATCTCTGGAAATGAAGACCAGCTGGATAATTATTTTAAGCAATGTTCCATTGAACTAACAGCAGAGGATCTGGCTAAAATTGGCTATTTCTTTGCCAATCAATGTGTACGTTATGATGGAAACTCCACCTATAAAAATGCAGAAATTGCCAAACTGATAGAATCACAAATGCTGACTGCAGGGATGTATGAATTCAGTGGAGAATATTCAAGAACAGTAGGTCTACCAAGCAAATCTGGAGTTGGCGGAGGAATTACAGTAAGTGTTCCCGGGAAAATGGGTATTGGGGTATTCAGCCCGGCCTTAGATCAACATGGAAATTCACTAGCGGGATATCACATGATTTTAGATCTTGTGAAACAGTATAATCTGAGTATTTTTTAA
- a CDS encoding type I polyketide synthase: MKNLTIIGLTPFERPDVNLMPKLHLAGIFPVLSLGHELAPAKEALSRLEQLDIPSCGIYISNEKLTSLQIPEKVTFAILPSGMSINQNSKLTLIYQVSSLEEAKQAEQSGANGIIIKGNEAGGQIGYESTFVLFQRIIKEIQSIPVWVQGGIGLHTAAAVKALGATGIVLDSQLALFPESSVPQDIKDLCSKLNGTETKIIANHRVLVRPNSPALPENINAEELKQYFTDLDISKSYIPMGQDISLAVDLYEEFKTLKKMIFGLKEAMYGHLKQAKALQVIDQNNPLAQELGLRYPIAQGPMTRVSDVPSFANAVAEAGALPFVALSLLKGNAAKSLVMETKELAGNKTWGVGILGFAPQELREEQTSYILEAQPPVVLIAGGRPAQAKVFEKAGIKTFLHVPSPALLDIFLKEGAKNFIFEGRECGGHVGPLSSMVLWEKQIERILKEDHPENISVFFAGGIHNDFSTAFVSIMAAPLAARGVKVGVLMGTAYLYTQEAVQTGAIQEEFQLQAMQAKETVLLETAPGHETRCLNTAFAHHFNTEKAKLLAAGADKKEVWEQLEKLNVGRLRIAAKGIERQGDQLVNIPKDDQLDLGMYMIGQIATMHNKVLSLEELHQNVSVNNYEYIQNAALSEEPVSSEKPLDIAIVGMECIFPGAKNLEEFWRNIILGKDSVTEVPDERWSKDLYYHPDSDGPDVSHSKWGGFIPKIDFDPLAFGIPPQSLAAIEPTQLLTLLVAKRAMEDAGYGEKHINRDNISVIIGAEGGNDLANSYSFRGYYKQVFGELHEEVKEAFPHTTEDSFPGILANVIAGRITNRLDLGGRNFTVDAACASSLAAIDLACQELVLGKSDMVLAGGADLHNGINDYLMFSSTHALSRKGRCATFDSDADGIALGEGIAILVLKRYEDAINDGDRIYSVIKGVGGSSDGKALGLTAPRKIGQVRALERAYTQAGISAASVGLVEAHGTGTVVGDKTELSALTNLFSRSGALPGQTHLGSVKTQIGHTKCAAGLAGLIKASLAVYHGIKPPTLHLQKPNAYYNAQTSPFSFHAETGLWTEKNRYAGISAFGFGGTNFHTVISNHPKQDDSIAMQSWPSELFVFRGDTYEEAKGQSSQIKALLEINDGIPLKDIAYSLSISSEKPIQFSIVADTAEDLMMKLELVLLGIETKDTFTVSKKEGKVAFTFPGQGSQRINMARDLFVVFPAMRKLIDDYPELEKVVFPSKTFNEADLKQQKETIKDTRLAQPLLGIVDLALAKFLETLGIIPDMLAGHSYGELPALCFAGVFGEDQLVDLSIQRAQSILDSVEGGDPGSMLAASATHERLQPIIAKVEGCYPVNFNAPTQCVIAGSTEAINKLLEVLKQEGISAKKLEVACAFHSPLLAKSKGLYADVLKDIPFQEMQIPVWSNTTAEVYPSSPSEIKERLTDHLVQPVRFVEQMQAMYNDGARIFIEVGPGKVLTGLAKSCIEKDQLTLYVEDNSRNKFTHLLCMLAQYLGTGRTFNIEKLFDGRSVQLIDINQPELYKKSPAIWRVNGQAAHPTTGTLPANGALPILTPISMNNFTNNTQPPAPDSLSTAERMLQEYLNSMKLMIQAQRDVMLSFMGQNPQVNPMPVYNTPMPASTPERTIPVQPVYQERTVAVAASAVAVKPAPTRDIKSLLLQVVSDKTGYPQEMLGMEMDLEADLSIDSIKRVEIIGTLRNELGTLSNGNANEDTVMEQLAGIKTLSGLVSWLTEFSGADTTTTPEKNTTTTETKASKPQSSLALSLEDLQNAILNIVSEKTGYPKEMLGLDLDLEADLSIDSIKRMEIIADLKNKIGFGENLEQADDVMEKLAAIKTLRGLASWISEMSGENNEDKDEVKEINTPEPTNNVLSRLRFDITPTDASLVQNTEVLQGKHFAITQDDSKQTSAIKNELEKHGAIVELVDTEKDLSNFDGLIMLDLFSSADRPSIIDHVDLIKKLDFDKVKWVYLISDITANLQEITDAKSLRHHQGYPGLFKSLAREFDQTTCRLISLSTPQEMDQIAEITLKEILTNDKPAEVIYKNEKRHRVDIIPSPLSTSLNEAHIQLDHKSVVLVLGGAQGITAELAKHMSQAYPCTYILVGRSADPRNEASALKEFERMKTKEEIRAFLIKSGRFTSPAEIEKETTKVFKNNQILRTIRDMEALGNTIVYQSLDLCDEEGLSNLISSIYEKYNRLDGVIHGAGLLEDKLFKQKTTSSFGRVFDTKVKPLRVLAEQLRTDCQFVVLFSSIASVYGNKGQTDYAAANSVLDDYANALNKKLKGKVISINWGPWKGAGMVSSTLETEYERRGISLIPLDEGKEIFLNEIKYGTESQVLIMSGNNW; encoded by the coding sequence ATGAAAAACTTAACCATTATTGGACTAACGCCTTTTGAAAGGCCGGATGTCAACCTTATGCCTAAACTGCATCTGGCGGGTATCTTTCCCGTTCTAAGTTTGGGACACGAATTGGCGCCCGCCAAAGAAGCCTTAAGTAGACTTGAGCAATTAGATATACCGTCTTGTGGTATCTACATTTCTAACGAAAAACTTACGTCGCTTCAAATTCCTGAGAAAGTGACCTTTGCAATCCTTCCCTCAGGAATGTCGATTAATCAGAATTCAAAACTGACCTTAATTTATCAGGTAAGTAGTCTGGAAGAAGCTAAGCAAGCTGAACAATCCGGAGCAAATGGAATTATCATCAAAGGAAATGAAGCAGGAGGCCAAATTGGCTATGAATCTACATTTGTATTGTTTCAGCGTATTATCAAAGAAATTCAAAGCATTCCTGTATGGGTACAAGGAGGGATAGGACTTCACACCGCTGCAGCTGTAAAGGCTTTGGGAGCAACAGGTATTGTACTGGACAGCCAGCTTGCTTTATTCCCTGAAAGTTCTGTTCCTCAGGACATCAAGGATCTATGTTCAAAGCTGAATGGGACAGAAACCAAAATCATTGCTAATCATCGTGTACTTGTGAGGCCTAACTCACCTGCACTGCCTGAAAATATCAATGCTGAAGAACTTAAGCAATATTTTACAGACCTTGATATTAGTAAGAGTTATATCCCTATGGGACAAGATATTTCGTTGGCAGTAGATCTTTATGAAGAGTTCAAAACACTAAAAAAAATGATTTTTGGCCTTAAGGAAGCCATGTATGGTCACTTAAAGCAGGCAAAAGCTCTTCAGGTAATTGACCAGAATAATCCTCTGGCACAAGAACTTGGCCTTAGATATCCAATTGCACAAGGTCCAATGACGCGTGTAAGTGACGTTCCTTCATTCGCCAATGCAGTAGCAGAAGCCGGAGCTTTACCTTTTGTAGCATTATCACTGCTTAAAGGTAACGCGGCAAAATCCTTAGTGATGGAGACTAAAGAGCTTGCAGGAAACAAAACATGGGGTGTAGGTATTTTAGGGTTTGCACCTCAGGAATTAAGAGAGGAACAGACATCATATATTCTTGAAGCACAGCCACCTGTGGTTTTGATAGCCGGAGGAAGACCGGCACAAGCTAAAGTATTTGAAAAAGCAGGAATAAAGACATTTCTGCACGTTCCATCTCCTGCCCTACTTGATATTTTCCTTAAAGAAGGAGCTAAAAATTTTATTTTCGAAGGCCGTGAATGCGGTGGCCATGTGGGCCCACTATCAAGCATGGTTCTTTGGGAAAAACAAATTGAACGTATATTAAAAGAAGACCATCCGGAAAATATTAGCGTATTTTTCGCTGGTGGAATACATAATGACTTTTCAACAGCCTTTGTTTCTATTATGGCCGCTCCATTGGCTGCCAGAGGCGTAAAAGTTGGGGTATTAATGGGAACTGCTTATCTCTATACGCAGGAAGCTGTACAAACCGGAGCTATTCAGGAAGAATTCCAGTTACAGGCTATGCAGGCTAAAGAAACAGTTTTATTAGAAACAGCACCGGGTCATGAAACCCGTTGTTTAAATACAGCTTTTGCGCACCACTTCAATACTGAGAAAGCCAAGCTTTTAGCAGCCGGAGCAGATAAAAAAGAAGTATGGGAGCAATTGGAAAAACTGAATGTAGGACGTTTAAGAATTGCAGCTAAAGGTATAGAACGTCAAGGAGATCAATTGGTTAATATTCCAAAAGATGATCAGCTTGACCTTGGTATGTATATGATCGGGCAGATTGCAACGATGCATAATAAAGTACTTTCTCTTGAAGAACTTCACCAGAATGTCAGCGTAAATAATTACGAGTACATCCAAAACGCAGCATTATCAGAAGAACCAGTATCAAGCGAAAAACCATTGGACATTGCTATTGTCGGTATGGAATGTATTTTCCCAGGAGCCAAAAACCTTGAAGAGTTCTGGAGAAATATTATTCTGGGAAAAGACAGTGTTACAGAAGTTCCGGATGAAAGATGGAGCAAAGACCTTTATTACCACCCGGACTCAGACGGACCAGATGTTTCGCATTCCAAATGGGGCGGATTTATTCCGAAAATTGATTTTGACCCATTAGCATTCGGAATTCCGCCACAATCTCTTGCAGCCATTGAACCAACACAACTGCTGACATTATTGGTTGCAAAACGTGCAATGGAAGATGCTGGATATGGTGAAAAGCATATCAACAGAGACAACATTTCTGTAATTATTGGTGCTGAAGGAGGCAATGATCTTGCTAACAGCTATAGTTTCAGAGGATATTATAAGCAAGTTTTTGGCGAACTTCATGAAGAAGTAAAGGAGGCTTTCCCACATACCACAGAAGATTCCTTTCCAGGTATTTTGGCCAATGTAATCGCAGGTAGGATTACGAACCGTCTTGATCTTGGCGGAAGAAACTTTACTGTAGATGCTGCTTGTGCTTCTTCTTTGGCAGCGATTGACTTAGCTTGTCAGGAACTTGTACTGGGCAAATCAGATATGGTTCTTGCCGGAGGGGCAGATTTACATAATGGGATCAATGATTACCTTATGTTTTCAAGTACCCACGCCCTTTCCAGAAAAGGAAGATGTGCAACGTTTGATAGTGATGCAGATGGGATTGCTCTTGGAGAAGGTATTGCCATCCTTGTTTTAAAAAGATATGAAGACGCTATCAACGATGGAGACCGTATTTACTCGGTAATCAAAGGGGTAGGCGGATCCAGTGATGGCAAAGCTCTTGGATTAACCGCACCTAGAAAAATTGGTCAGGTAAGAGCCTTAGAACGTGCTTATACTCAAGCCGGAATCAGTGCTGCATCTGTAGGATTGGTAGAAGCTCATGGTACAGGAACCGTAGTTGGAGACAAAACAGAATTAAGTGCTTTAACCAATCTATTCAGCCGTTCAGGTGCTTTACCTGGACAGACTCATTTAGGTTCTGTGAAGACACAGATTGGACATACTAAATGTGCTGCAGGATTAGCAGGTTTAATCAAAGCTTCCCTGGCAGTTTACCATGGTATAAAACCACCAACCCTTCACCTTCAAAAACCTAATGCTTACTATAACGCACAAACAAGCCCTTTCTCTTTCCATGCAGAAACCGGCTTATGGACTGAAAAGAACCGTTATGCAGGAATCAGTGCTTTTGGATTTGGAGGAACAAACTTCCATACAGTCATTTCCAATCATCCAAAACAAGATGATTCTATTGCAATGCAGTCATGGCCTTCAGAACTATTTGTATTCCGTGGGGATACTTATGAAGAAGCCAAAGGACAATCAAGCCAAATCAAAGCTTTATTAGAAATCAATGATGGTATTCCATTAAAAGATATTGCTTACAGTTTAAGTATAAGCTCAGAAAAACCAATTCAGTTCAGTATTGTTGCTGATACCGCTGAAGATCTGATGATGAAGCTTGAATTAGTATTGCTGGGAATAGAAACAAAAGATACTTTCACCGTTAGTAAAAAAGAAGGAAAAGTAGCATTCACATTCCCGGGACAAGGGAGCCAAAGAATCAATATGGCCCGTGACTTATTCGTTGTTTTCCCTGCCATGCGTAAGCTTATTGATGACTATCCGGAACTCGAAAAAGTAGTTTTTCCATCAAAAACATTTAATGAAGCTGATTTAAAACAACAAAAGGAAACCATTAAAGATACCCGTTTAGCACAACCCCTTCTAGGAATTGTTGATCTTGCATTAGCCAAATTCTTAGAAACACTAGGAATTATTCCGGACATGCTGGCGGGCCATAGTTATGGTGAATTACCGGCTTTATGTTTTGCAGGTGTATTTGGAGAGGATCAATTGGTTGACCTAAGTATTCAGAGAGCACAGTCTATTTTAGATTCAGTAGAAGGCGGAGATCCAGGTTCAATGCTGGCAGCAAGTGCTACCCACGAACGCTTACAGCCGATCATTGCTAAGGTAGAAGGATGTTATCCGGTTAACTTCAATGCTCCAACTCAATGTGTTATTGCAGGAAGTACGGAGGCCATTAATAAACTCTTGGAAGTTCTTAAACAAGAGGGCATTTCTGCTAAGAAACTGGAAGTAGCGTGTGCATTCCACAGCCCGCTATTGGCAAAATCTAAAGGTTTATATGCTGATGTATTAAAAGATATTCCTTTCCAGGAGATGCAAATCCCTGTATGGTCTAATACTACAGCAGAGGTATATCCGTCTAGCCCATCAGAAATCAAAGAAAGACTGACTGACCATTTGGTACAGCCTGTAAGATTTGTGGAGCAGATGCAGGCGATGTATAACGACGGAGCAAGAATCTTCATTGAGGTAGGTCCTGGAAAAGTTCTTACCGGACTGGCAAAATCATGTATTGAAAAAGATCAGTTGACCTTATATGTAGAAGACAACAGCCGTAATAAATTTACCCACTTGCTTTGCATGCTGGCTCAATATTTAGGAACAGGACGCACCTTCAACATTGAAAAGCTTTTCGATGGACGTAGTGTTCAGCTTATTGATATCAATCAGCCTGAACTTTACAAGAAAAGTCCTGCCATTTGGCGTGTTAACGGACAAGCTGCACATCCGACAACAGGTACACTGCCTGCTAATGGTGCACTACCCATTTTAACTCCTATTTCCATGAACAATTTTACTAATAATACCCAGCCCCCTGCACCGGACAGCTTATCGACAGCGGAACGTATGCTGCAGGAATATTTGAACAGCATGAAATTAATGATACAGGCACAACGTGATGTGATGCTTTCCTTTATGGGACAGAATCCTCAGGTAAACCCAATGCCTGTTTATAACACCCCAATGCCTGCTTCTACCCCTGAACGTACTATTCCCGTACAACCTGTTTATCAAGAAAGAACAGTGGCAGTTGCTGCTTCAGCGGTTGCTGTAAAACCTGCTCCTACAAGAGATATTAAATCATTATTATTACAAGTAGTAAGCGATAAAACAGGATATCCACAGGAAATGCTGGGCATGGAAATGGATCTTGAAGCTGACCTTAGTATCGACTCTATCAAAAGAGTAGAAATTATAGGAACTCTTCGTAATGAATTGGGAACATTATCAAACGGTAATGCCAACGAAGACACCGTTATGGAACAATTGGCAGGAATCAAAACCCTAAGTGGATTGGTTTCATGGCTTACTGAATTCTCAGGAGCAGACACTACAACTACCCCTGAAAAAAACACCACAACAACCGAAACTAAAGCTTCAAAACCACAATCTTCATTAGCTTTATCACTAGAAGATCTTCAAAATGCTATTCTGAATATCGTAAGTGAAAAAACAGGATATCCAAAAGAAATGTTAGGGTTAGACTTAGATTTGGAAGCAGACCTTAGCATCGATTCCATCAAGCGTATGGAGATCATTGCAGATCTTAAAAACAAGATCGGTTTTGGGGAAAACCTTGAACAGGCTGATGATGTCATGGAAAAACTGGCAGCCATCAAAACACTTCGCGGGCTAGCAAGCTGGATTAGCGAAATGAGTGGTGAAAACAACGAAGATAAAGATGAAGTAAAGGAAATCAACACTCCCGAACCTACCAATAACGTATTATCTCGTCTTCGTTTTGATATTACTCCTACAGACGCTTCCTTAGTACAAAATACTGAAGTCCTACAGGGAAAACATTTTGCGATCACTCAGGATGACAGCAAGCAAACCTCAGCAATCAAAAACGAACTGGAAAAACATGGGGCTATTGTAGAATTAGTAGATACAGAAAAAGATCTTTCAAATTTTGACGGACTGATTATGTTAGACCTATTCTCATCAGCTGATAGACCAAGCATTATCGATCATGTTGATTTGATTAAAAAACTAGATTTTGATAAAGTAAAGTGGGTTTATCTGATTTCTGACATCACTGCTAATCTTCAGGAAATAACAGATGCAAAATCATTGCGTCATCATCAGGGTTATCCGGGACTTTTCAAAAGCTTGGCAAGAGAATTTGACCAAACAACTTGCAGATTAATCAGTCTGAGTACACCTCAGGAAATGGATCAGATCGCAGAAATCACCTTAAAGGAGATCCTGACCAATGATAAACCTGCTGAAGTAATTTATAAAAACGAAAAAAGACACAGAGTAGACATTATCCCGTCGCCTTTGTCAACAAGCTTAAACGAAGCACATATTCAGTTAGATCATAAATCTGTGGTCTTGGTACTTGGAGGTGCACAGGGAATTACTGCAGAATTGGCAAAACACATGTCTCAGGCTTACCCATGTACTTATATTCTGGTAGGAAGATCCGCAGATCCAAGAAATGAAGCATCTGCTTTGAAAGAATTCGAAAGAATGAAGACCAAAGAGGAAATCAGAGCATTCCTGATCAAATCCGGAAGATTCACTTCACCTGCTGAAATAGAAAAAGAAACAACAAAAGTATTCAAAAACAATCAAATCCTACGTACTATTCGTGATATGGAAGCGCTTGGAAACACAATCGTCTACCAATCATTGGATCTTTGTGATGAAGAAGGCTTGAGCAATCTGATCAGCAGTATCTATGAAAAATACAACCGTTTGGATGGCGTTATTCATGGAGCAGGTCTTTTAGAAGATAAATTGTTCAAACAAAAGACAACTTCTTCTTTCGGACGTGTATTTGATACCAAAGTGAAGCCGCTACGTGTATTGGCAGAGCAACTTCGTACAGATTGTCAGTTTGTAGTACTGTTCTCAAGTATAGCATCTGTATACGGTAACAAAGGTCAGACAGATTATGCAGCTGCCAACAGTGTATTGGATGATTATGCCAATGCTTTAAACAAAAAATTAAAAGGAAAAGTGATTTCCATCAACTGGGGACCTTGGAAGGGCGCCGGAATGGTTTCATCCACCCTTGAAACAGAATACGAACGTAGAGGTATCTCCCTAATTCCATTGGATGAAGGAAAGGAAATCTTCCTTAACGAGATCAAATACGGAACTGAAAGCCAGGTGCTGATCATGTCAGGAAACAATTGGTAA